One stretch of Pirellulales bacterium DNA includes these proteins:
- a CDS encoding homoserine dehydrogenase has translation MEKTKVAIVGLGTVGSGVAKLLLDYGDRTARHAGRALWLEQVVVRDVTKPRDCELPTGLLSADLKRITDDPEIVAVAHLLGGLEPARTIMLALLESGKDVVTANKALLAEHGPELFDRARELGRSIAFEASVAGGIPIIAAISQCLSANQILSLNAILNGTSNFVLTQMEEQGISYGEALEAAQRRGYAEADPTMDVDGTDTAQKLAILAHLAFGARVHWRDIPRQGIDTLDFADMMYAKELGYRIKLLAVAELINGDLELHVSPTLVRGGTPLAEVRSAYNAISVVGDAVGRVFFHGLGAGQMPTASAVVADLIDTVVGRTAITFRTLELWSQREALVAPREHDRTSGRFYMRFQVADRPGVMSEITGVLGRQGISIASVIQHEATESERDVVPLVIMTHHASEGATRIAKEEIDRLPAVRPGSVRMRVRD, from the coding sequence ATGGAGAAAACTAAAGTTGCCATTGTCGGTTTGGGGACCGTCGGGTCGGGCGTGGCGAAGCTGCTGCTCGATTACGGCGACCGCACGGCCCGACATGCCGGACGTGCGCTGTGGCTGGAGCAGGTCGTGGTGCGCGACGTCACTAAGCCGCGCGATTGCGAACTGCCCACCGGCCTTCTGTCGGCCGACCTGAAACGGATCACCGACGATCCCGAGATCGTGGCCGTGGCGCATCTGCTGGGAGGGCTCGAGCCGGCACGAACGATCATGCTCGCGCTCTTGGAGAGCGGCAAAGACGTCGTCACGGCCAACAAGGCTCTATTGGCGGAGCATGGGCCGGAACTCTTCGACCGGGCGCGCGAACTGGGACGCTCGATCGCCTTCGAGGCTTCGGTAGCCGGTGGTATTCCGATCATCGCCGCCATCAGCCAGTGCCTGTCCGCGAATCAGATCTTGTCGCTCAACGCTATTCTGAACGGCACCAGCAATTTCGTGCTGACGCAAATGGAAGAGCAGGGGATCTCGTACGGCGAAGCGCTCGAAGCGGCCCAGCGGCGCGGCTATGCCGAGGCCGACCCGACGATGGACGTCGACGGTACGGATACGGCCCAGAAGCTCGCGATCCTGGCTCATCTGGCTTTCGGCGCTCGTGTCCATTGGCGCGACATTCCCCGGCAAGGGATCGACACGCTCGACTTCGCCGACATGATGTACGCCAAGGAATTGGGCTACCGCATCAAGCTGCTGGCCGTGGCCGAACTGATTAATGGCGATCTGGAACTGCACGTTTCGCCGACGCTGGTGCGCGGCGGCACTCCGCTGGCCGAAGTCCGCAGCGCTTATAACGCAATTTCGGTCGTCGGGGACGCGGTCGGTCGGGTTTTCTTTCATGGTCTGGGGGCCGGGCAAATGCCGACCGCCTCGGCCGTGGTCGCCGATCTAATCGATACCGTGGTCGGCCGCACCGCGATTACGTTCCGTACACTCGAACTTTGGTCGCAACGGGAAGCGCTGGTCGCTCCGCGCGAGCACGATCGTACGAGCGGACGATTCTACATGCGCTTTCAGGTCGCCGATCGGCCTGGCGTCATGTCCGAGATTACCGGCGTGCTGGGCCGACAGGGCATTTCCATCGCGTCGGTGATTCAACACGAAGCGACCGAGTCCGAACGCGACGTGGTGCCGCTAGTGATCATGACCCACCACGCCAGCGAAGGGGCCACGCGGATTGCTAAGGAAGAAATCGACCGCCTGCCCGCCGTCAGGCCGGGAAGTGTGCGGATGCGAGTCAGGGATTAG
- a CDS encoding lipid-binding SYLF domain-containing protein, with amino-acid sequence MKRRQLALACAATVCAFVLSSSSARGQGVETQTVAASIDVLQGFTQFRAQSIPQSMLADAQAVAIIPNVVKGGFIIAGRFGRGVLLVRDPNGAWRAPLFVTFTGGSVGWQLGLQSTDVVLVFKNRKGVEAMLTGSEFTLGADAAVAAGPVGRQATAGTDIKLNAEIYSYSRSRGLFAGVALDGSVLKVDNRAVAAYYANGTFVPPQAQQLVEMVTRDTAGPPPVAATTVPAVNFVPTPVAAAPPAEQLRQAVVESSRRLDPLVDDTWKRYLALPVPTMANQPASAAELDAALIRYDRITTDPQYRVLADRPEFHETHDLLRRYVAAVNAASAPPAGSAMPALSNLPPPPPHTAPASPSGALPFGASPPPALPPVAPPTVVPGATAPPAAPQQSILPLR; translated from the coding sequence ATGAAACGGCGACAACTCGCATTAGCCTGTGCTGCGACCGTTTGCGCATTCGTTCTGTCATCCTCGTCGGCGCGCGGCCAAGGGGTCGAAACGCAAACCGTGGCAGCGTCCATCGACGTGTTGCAAGGCTTCACGCAGTTCCGTGCTCAATCGATTCCGCAATCGATGCTGGCCGACGCCCAGGCGGTTGCCATCATCCCCAATGTCGTAAAGGGGGGATTCATCATCGCCGGTCGATTTGGCCGCGGCGTGTTGCTGGTGCGAGATCCCAATGGAGCCTGGCGCGCGCCGCTGTTCGTAACCTTTACCGGCGGTAGCGTCGGTTGGCAACTCGGGCTGCAGTCGACGGACGTGGTACTGGTATTCAAGAATCGAAAAGGCGTAGAAGCGATGCTCACCGGCAGCGAGTTCACGCTCGGAGCCGACGCGGCAGTCGCCGCCGGTCCAGTGGGGCGCCAGGCCACGGCCGGAACTGATATTAAACTCAATGCCGAAATCTATTCCTATTCGCGTAGCCGCGGGCTGTTCGCCGGTGTTGCCTTGGACGGCTCGGTGCTGAAGGTCGACAATCGCGCGGTGGCCGCCTATTACGCCAACGGCACGTTCGTTCCGCCCCAAGCGCAGCAATTGGTCGAAATGGTCACTCGCGACACGGCCGGTCCTCCCCCGGTCGCCGCCACGACAGTTCCGGCGGTCAATTTCGTGCCGACACCCGTGGCTGCAGCCCCGCCGGCTGAGCAATTGCGACAGGCCGTCGTCGAATCTTCGCGTCGGCTTGATCCTTTGGTCGATGACACTTGGAAAAGGTATCTGGCGCTACCGGTGCCGACCATGGCCAATCAGCCGGCCTCGGCCGCTGAGCTGGATGCGGCGCTGATTCGTTATGACCGCATCACCACCGATCCGCAGTATCGCGTCCTGGCCGACCGGCCTGAGTTTCACGAAACGCACGATCTATTGCGTCGCTACGTGGCCGCCGTGAATGCGGCTTCGGCGCCGCCTGCCGGCAGCGCGATGCCAGCGCTGAGCAATCTCCCTCCGCCGCCCCCGCACACCGCGCCCGCCTCGCCCTCTGGGGCACTGCCGTTCGGTGCCAGTCCGCCGCCGGCCTTGCCACCGGTTGCTCCGCCTACGGTTGTTCCTGGAGCCACTGCACCACCGGCCGCACCGCAGCAGAGCATATTGCCGCTGCGGTAG
- a CDS encoding enoyl-CoA hydratase/isomerase family protein — protein MIELEHRGAVSVLHMMRGRGNAFDVTFLSALIDALTLLERSDNRAVVITGQGRVFGAGVDLPALVSGGPDYVREFIPLLTEGFERLVKFPKPLIAATNGHAIAGGAIVMLACDFRLLARGTARIGLTEVLVGVQFPAWALEIARFATPPQHFPEMILTGRTWPPEQALARGMVDELVEPEHLLSRACEIGEELAAIPSATYAATKLAVRRPMIEMAERLAASEDAAIIERWCSPEVLASVSEFASRAIKRKE, from the coding sequence ATGATCGAACTGGAACATCGTGGTGCGGTGAGCGTGCTGCACATGATGCGCGGGCGGGGAAACGCCTTCGACGTTACTTTCCTGTCGGCCCTGATTGATGCATTAACGTTGCTTGAGCGCAGCGACAATCGGGCCGTGGTGATCACAGGCCAGGGGCGAGTCTTCGGCGCCGGCGTGGATCTGCCCGCCCTGGTATCGGGCGGCCCCGACTATGTGCGTGAATTCATTCCTCTGCTGACCGAGGGCTTTGAGCGGTTGGTCAAGTTCCCCAAACCACTGATCGCGGCGACCAACGGCCATGCGATTGCCGGCGGCGCGATCGTGATGCTGGCTTGCGATTTTCGCTTGTTGGCCCGCGGCACGGCACGTATCGGTCTGACCGAGGTGTTGGTCGGCGTACAGTTCCCGGCCTGGGCGCTCGAGATTGCGCGATTCGCTACGCCGCCGCAACATTTTCCCGAGATGATCCTCACCGGGCGCACCTGGCCGCCGGAGCAGGCGCTAGCGCGCGGCATGGTCGACGAATTGGTCGAGCCGGAGCATTTACTCTCGCGCGCTTGTGAGATTGGCGAGGAACTGGCTGCGATTCCATCGGCCACGTATGCCGCGACGAAGTTGGCGGTACGCCGACCGATGATCGAAATGGCCGAGCGGCTGGCCGCGAGCGAAGATGCCGCGATCATCGAACGCTGGTGCTCGCCCGAGGTTCTGGCCAGCGTCAGTGAGTTCGCGTCTCGCGCCATCAAGCGCAAGGAGTAG
- a CDS encoding alpha/beta hydrolase — protein MQRSRIAWGMIVTLALAQSALGFEGTDGYFTSSDGLKIHYLEAGHATATGNPVVLIHGYTGNAEGNWFTNGVAKALAKNHWVVAIDCRGHGKSEKPHDPEKYAIAMPRDVIELMEHLKISKAHIHGYSMGGMITGQLLAAHPERFITASFGGSGVPEVDPEWRAKVPADKPGPDPQEAEAREKLSHHPERDEEALVAARVVFKPENRGTIDLTKVTVPVLAINGEFDGPNAKTARMQRELKNFKSVVLPGKSHLTAIMAGYIPQEYIDELAAFINANDTK, from the coding sequence ATGCAACGCTCACGCATCGCTTGGGGAATGATTGTTACGCTCGCGCTTGCGCAATCGGCTTTGGGCTTTGAAGGGACCGACGGGTATTTCACGTCGTCAGATGGGCTGAAGATCCACTATTTAGAAGCCGGCCATGCCACCGCGACGGGTAATCCCGTGGTATTGATTCATGGCTACACCGGCAATGCCGAAGGAAACTGGTTCACCAATGGCGTGGCCAAAGCGCTCGCGAAAAATCATTGGGTGGTCGCCATCGATTGCCGCGGCCACGGCAAAAGCGAGAAGCCGCACGATCCGGAGAAATACGCCATCGCCATGCCGCGCGACGTGATTGAATTGATGGAGCACTTGAAGATCTCGAAGGCGCACATCCACGGATATTCGATGGGAGGTATGATCACGGGACAACTACTGGCTGCGCATCCCGAGCGGTTCATTACCGCATCATTCGGCGGGTCGGGAGTGCCCGAAGTTGATCCCGAGTGGAGGGCCAAGGTGCCAGCCGATAAGCCTGGGCCCGACCCGCAAGAGGCCGAAGCCCGTGAAAAGCTGTCGCACCATCCCGAACGCGACGAAGAGGCGCTCGTCGCAGCGAGGGTCGTCTTTAAACCGGAAAACCGCGGCACGATCGATCTGACCAAAGTGACGGTACCCGTCCTGGCGATCAATGGCGAATTCGACGGACCGAACGCCAAGACCGCGCGCATGCAGCGCGAGCTAAAGAACTTCAAGTCGGTCGTGCTGCCCGGCAAATCGCATCTGACCGCGATCATGGCAGGCTACATCCCGCAGGAATACATCGACGAGCTGGCGGCGTTCATCAACGCGAATGACACGAAGTAG
- a CDS encoding WD40 repeat domain-containing protein, with protein sequence MSKSATDNLRRIVAIGACGGLFFFTSARAEDAVLPPAATTFKPVPPLSNSALTPRLTDSLGDPLPTGARMRLGTVRFRPPSGVQEIAVSPDGKTVVTLGDHLIIWDAPTGKERFRSNELPIRSQAASYGCRALCFSADGQHFYTPGVLDDLMLWDLDGRSQQIPIPLAKDDPIRGQPGIIARQCRAIDVVGNGELLAQGTSRGVTVLGRDHNVLFEIANAAQGNLRDKAKVKGYAGKLNSDRMAFGGDFSFVRFSPDGKLLAVVLSQKPDELRLLEAPTGKELRRIPFEHWMVRLDFSPDSLHLVTTERDSSARLYDVESGRCSWSHIVKLDNPNENYTSAVAFSPDGKIAAVCATDELIHLLDASTGEEVGVLKGHAWYPWTLSFTADSKMLYSSGWDPAIRRWDVAARLQLPPPTGVRGTEVVTISPDGKMLAYEETGGIVHLVRAEDGSEFRTLADDGCRFSQLRFSHDSRLLAAGGSIGGDVRVVIFEAATGAVKHRFSWPKGGDPHSTIESLEFTPNGDRLAAAVFRQSAAYVWDLKTGEQFAKLAHNDVYGLSFSSEGKTLATAGWDRIVRLWEMETGVELRRLAVEDRDGNQKRDVRMYAVCYSPAGDVLATAHMDHSVRLWSVKDLSLRGTLNVGDGFTFGAMSFSPDGLWLVTGGRSGKVTLWDVLEARVLGGVGQHESYVYTVSFGNDARTIVSGGADGVGYVWDLRRFSNRDMQDLTSLWGDFLSEDSQSVFYAACDLSSHPEIAVRLLREKLRPVRFLIDERRDAPAPGVEAAQVRRLKKILVEKPDSDTIRGISARRALAILSRLGTADAQALLEELARRDPTSDLGMLATAALKVAVPVK encoded by the coding sequence ATGTCTAAGTCGGCGACCGACAATCTGCGACGCATCGTGGCAATCGGTGCGTGTGGCGGGCTCTTTTTTTTCACCTCGGCAAGGGCCGAGGATGCGGTTCTCCCGCCGGCCGCTACTACGTTCAAGCCTGTGCCTCCGCTAAGCAACAGTGCCTTGACGCCGCGACTGACGGACTCGCTGGGCGATCCGCTGCCCACCGGTGCCCGGATGCGATTGGGGACGGTGCGGTTTCGGCCCCCGTCGGGCGTCCAGGAAATCGCTGTCTCTCCCGATGGCAAAACCGTCGTCACGCTCGGCGACCATCTCATTATTTGGGATGCTCCCACTGGAAAGGAACGCTTCCGCAGTAACGAGTTACCAATTCGATCTCAGGCCGCTTCGTATGGATGCCGTGCTCTCTGCTTCTCCGCTGACGGGCAGCATTTCTACACGCCCGGAGTTCTCGATGATCTGATGCTGTGGGATCTCGATGGTCGGTCTCAGCAAATTCCGATTCCCCTGGCGAAAGACGATCCAATACGAGGACAGCCGGGGATCATCGCTCGGCAATGCCGAGCGATCGACGTCGTCGGCAACGGCGAATTGCTCGCGCAAGGGACGAGTCGTGGCGTGACGGTCCTTGGGCGCGATCATAACGTGCTCTTTGAGATCGCCAACGCGGCCCAGGGGAACTTGCGTGACAAAGCCAAGGTCAAAGGATATGCCGGAAAGCTCAATTCCGACCGCATGGCATTCGGCGGAGATTTCAGCTTCGTTCGCTTTTCACCGGACGGCAAGTTACTGGCTGTCGTGCTTAGCCAAAAACCAGATGAGTTGCGCCTGCTCGAGGCGCCGACCGGAAAGGAACTGCGCCGGATTCCGTTCGAGCACTGGATGGTGCGCCTGGATTTCTCGCCCGATAGCCTGCACCTCGTCACGACCGAGCGGGACAGTTCTGCGCGGCTCTACGATGTCGAGTCGGGCAGGTGCAGTTGGTCTCACATCGTAAAGCTCGACAATCCGAATGAAAACTACACGTCGGCCGTGGCCTTCAGTCCGGATGGCAAGATCGCTGCCGTATGCGCCACAGACGAATTGATTCATCTGCTCGATGCGTCAACAGGCGAGGAAGTAGGCGTCTTGAAGGGGCACGCCTGGTATCCCTGGACGCTTTCGTTCACGGCCGACAGCAAAATGTTGTATTCGTCGGGCTGGGATCCCGCGATTCGCCGCTGGGACGTTGCGGCTCGCCTGCAACTGCCACCGCCGACGGGCGTTCGCGGCACTGAGGTGGTGACCATTTCGCCGGATGGAAAGATGCTGGCCTACGAAGAGACCGGCGGGATCGTTCACCTGGTCAGAGCCGAGGACGGCAGCGAGTTTCGAACGCTCGCGGACGACGGCTGCCGTTTCTCACAGCTGCGATTCTCTCACGACAGCCGGTTGCTGGCTGCCGGGGGTTCGATCGGCGGTGACGTGCGCGTGGTGATCTTCGAAGCTGCCACGGGGGCAGTTAAGCATCGCTTCAGCTGGCCGAAGGGGGGCGACCCGCACTCCACAATCGAATCCCTGGAATTCACACCCAACGGGGATCGATTGGCCGCCGCCGTTTTTCGGCAGAGCGCCGCGTATGTGTGGGACCTGAAAACCGGCGAGCAATTTGCAAAGCTAGCTCACAACGACGTGTACGGGCTGTCGTTCAGCTCGGAGGGAAAGACACTGGCCACGGCCGGCTGGGATCGGATCGTACGACTGTGGGAGATGGAAACGGGCGTTGAGTTACGTCGTTTGGCAGTCGAAGACCGCGACGGGAATCAAAAGCGCGACGTCCGCATGTACGCAGTCTGCTATTCGCCAGCCGGGGACGTCTTGGCCACGGCACATATGGATCACAGCGTACGATTGTGGAGCGTCAAAGACCTATCGCTACGCGGCACGCTAAACGTTGGTGATGGCTTTACGTTCGGCGCCATGAGTTTTTCACCGGATGGCCTGTGGTTGGTAACGGGCGGGAGGAGTGGGAAGGTCACGCTGTGGGACGTTCTGGAAGCACGAGTGCTAGGCGGAGTAGGCCAACATGAGAGTTACGTCTACACCGTCTCCTTTGGTAACGACGCGCGCACGATCGTTAGTGGTGGCGCGGATGGCGTGGGTTACGTCTGGGACTTGCGTCGCTTTAGCAATCGTGACATGCAGGACCTTACATCTCTTTGGGGCGATTTTTTAAGCGAGGATAGTCAATCCGTGTTTTACGCCGCTTGCGACTTGTCCAGTCATCCGGAGATCGCAGTCAGATTGTTACGCGAGAAATTGCGCCCTGTCAGGTTTTTGATTGACGAACGGCGCGATGCGCCAGCGCCAGGAGTCGAGGCAGCACAGGTTCGGCGCCTGAAGAAGATATTGGTTGAGAAACCCGATTCGGACACGATTCGCGGTATTTCGGCGCGGCGGGCGCTTGCGATACTATCGCGGCTTGGTACTGCCGATGCCCAGGCTTTGCTCGAGGAATTGGCACGGCGCGACCCCACAAGCGATCTCGGGATGCTTGCCACCGCCGCGTTAAAAGTCGCTGTCCCGGTGAAATGA
- a CDS encoding TFIIB-type zinc ribbon-containing protein: MPGLQFGCPFCGAVSEVDASQAGQETVCPACENVLLVPVAEDAPAVGVEIVSVEELKRSLPSSKPKAAKTKLWQKAPNTGSSDGGSTSVEADLPQPIAPKPKSDPMAAPRRHSNIDVVDLSLEGNAPAADDSFSERADRIVRGQRRQRRAISNAVMLVGSIMILIGALAGLMWLSGR; this comes from the coding sequence GTGCCCGGTTTGCAATTCGGCTGCCCTTTTTGCGGGGCGGTCTCCGAGGTCGACGCCAGCCAGGCGGGGCAAGAGACGGTCTGCCCGGCTTGCGAAAACGTGTTGCTGGTGCCCGTGGCAGAAGACGCGCCGGCTGTGGGCGTAGAAATTGTATCGGTCGAAGAGTTGAAGCGCTCGCTCCCGTCGAGCAAACCGAAAGCCGCCAAAACAAAACTGTGGCAGAAGGCCCCCAATACGGGCTCCTCGGATGGTGGATCGACGTCGGTCGAAGCCGACTTGCCACAACCGATCGCGCCCAAACCTAAATCCGATCCGATGGCCGCGCCGCGCCGACACAGTAACATTGACGTCGTCGACTTGTCGCTGGAAGGTAACGCGCCGGCAGCGGATGACAGCTTCAGCGAGCGGGCCGATCGGATCGTCCGCGGCCAACGGCGGCAACGCCGCGCGATTTCCAACGCCGTGATGCTCGTCGGCTCGATCATGATCCTGATCGGAGCACTGGCCGGCCTGATGTGGCTGTCAGGGCGATAA
- a CDS encoding methylene-tetrahydromethanopterin dehydrogenase N-terminal domain-containing protein, with translation MSKPKILVQLDTDDQPSVFDAVVAIDAGADHLLRHQAITPENVRDRVHGAIFTRGPEDLKHTALFVGGSDVARGEQVLAAIVASFIGPLRTSVMMDSGGANTTAAAAVLAAAKHLDLASTQALVLAATGPVGQRVAWLLAQEGATVRVASRRLDRAEEVAARVREKTGSQKISAAGVSAAADLHTALGGVTLVVAAGAAGIELLPQAAVDRAANLKVAIDLNAVPPLGISGVKVMDKAVERAGVTYYGAIGVGGTKMKIHKAAVKALFASNDRVLDAPEIFQIGREL, from the coding sequence ATGAGCAAACCGAAGATCCTCGTCCAGCTCGACACAGACGATCAACCGAGCGTCTTTGACGCGGTCGTGGCGATCGATGCCGGGGCGGATCACCTGCTGCGACACCAGGCGATAACTCCTGAGAACGTCCGCGACCGTGTGCATGGTGCGATCTTCACACGCGGGCCCGAGGATTTAAAGCACACGGCCTTGTTCGTCGGCGGCTCGGATGTCGCCCGGGGCGAGCAGGTACTGGCTGCGATCGTGGCTTCGTTTATTGGGCCGCTGCGCACGTCGGTGATGATGGACTCGGGCGGGGCCAATACGACGGCCGCGGCCGCGGTGTTGGCCGCGGCGAAGCATCTTGACCTGGCGTCGACCCAGGCACTCGTGTTGGCTGCCACGGGTCCGGTTGGGCAGCGTGTCGCCTGGCTGTTGGCCCAGGAAGGGGCGACTGTCCGCGTCGCGTCGCGTCGCCTCGATCGAGCCGAAGAGGTTGCAGCGCGCGTCCGAGAGAAAACCGGATCGCAAAAGATCTCGGCTGCGGGCGTTAGCGCGGCGGCGGATTTGCATACCGCGCTAGGCGGTGTGACGTTGGTCGTGGCGGCCGGCGCCGCTGGCATCGAACTATTGCCGCAGGCCGCGGTCGATCGCGCGGCAAACCTGAAAGTGGCCATTGACCTCAATGCCGTTCCGCCGCTGGGCATCTCGGGCGTCAAGGTCATGGACAAAGCGGTCGAGCGTGCTGGCGTTACCTACTACGGCGCCATCGGCGTCGGCGGCACGAAGATGAAGATTCACAAGGCGGCCGTCAAAGCGCTCTTCGCGTCGAACGATCGCGTACTCGACGCACCCGAGATATTTCAGATCGGCCGCGAGCTATAA
- the fae gene encoding formaldehyde-activating enzyme, whose amino-acid sequence MSMYVGEALVGEGNEIAHIDLLIGSKDGPVGTAFANALATQSEGHTNLLAVLTPNIAVKPATVLITKVTIKGMKQAVQMFGPAQAAVAKAVADQVAANVIPKNQAEQLVIICGVFIHPQAEDDKKIYEFNYEATKLAIANALGNKPSVDEVVANKDSAKHPFRGF is encoded by the coding sequence ATGTCGATGTACGTCGGAGAGGCCCTAGTGGGCGAAGGGAACGAAATCGCTCATATCGATCTATTGATCGGCAGCAAGGATGGGCCTGTCGGCACCGCATTTGCCAACGCCTTGGCCACGCAGAGCGAAGGCCATACGAACCTGCTGGCCGTGTTGACGCCGAATATCGCCGTCAAGCCAGCCACCGTGCTGATCACCAAGGTCACGATCAAGGGTATGAAGCAGGCCGTGCAGATGTTCGGACCCGCGCAGGCTGCCGTCGCCAAGGCCGTGGCTGACCAGGTCGCCGCGAACGTCATTCCCAAGAACCAGGCCGAGCAACTGGTGATCATCTGCGGTGTGTTCATTCACCCGCAAGCCGAAGACGACAAGAAGATTTACGAATTCAATTACGAAGCCACCAAGCTGGCCATCGCCAATGCCCTGGGCAACAAGCCCTCGGTCGACGAGGTCGTGGCGAACAAGGATTCGGCCAAGCACCCGTTCCGCGGCTTCTAA
- a CDS encoding ATP-binding protein, translating to MPWRTEQVIPSENGAGKKVLDEILGQLATHDWGQRDIFSVHLALEEALVNAIKHGNGCDVSKSVHVICELTNERLFVQIEDEGPGFNPDHVPDCTDADRLEMPCGRGVLLMRSFMNSVEFRDKGNCVVMTKCRQEGEDAA from the coding sequence ATGCCTTGGAGGACCGAGCAGGTCATTCCAAGCGAAAACGGAGCCGGCAAGAAGGTTCTCGACGAGATCCTCGGGCAGCTTGCCACCCACGATTGGGGACAGCGCGATATCTTCAGCGTGCATTTGGCGCTGGAAGAGGCGTTGGTCAATGCCATCAAGCATGGCAATGGTTGCGACGTCTCGAAGAGTGTGCATGTGATTTGCGAGTTAACCAACGAGCGCCTCTTCGTGCAGATCGAGGACGAGGGCCCTGGCTTCAATCCCGATCATGTGCCTGACTGCACGGATGCCGACCGACTCGAGATGCCATGCGGTCGCGGCGTACTGCTGATGCGCAGTTTCATGAACAGCGTCGAGTTCCGCGACAAGGGGAACTGCGTGGTCATGACCAAGTGCCGCCAGGAAGGCGAAGACGCCGCCTAG
- a CDS encoding STAS domain-containing protein — protein MAAHRHLEVTDAGDVTVVRLTDRKVVDETNIQELGRELFALVEEEHRKNLVLNFAAVGFLSSSALGKLITLEKKVKAAGGKLRLSNIRPEIYEVFAITKLNKLFEIKDDEAEALAAFG, from the coding sequence ATGGCTGCTCATCGCCATTTGGAAGTCACGGACGCCGGCGATGTGACCGTCGTGCGGCTCACAGACCGCAAGGTCGTGGACGAGACGAACATTCAAGAGCTGGGGCGCGAATTGTTCGCGCTTGTCGAAGAGGAGCATCGCAAGAACTTGGTGCTGAACTTCGCCGCCGTCGGATTTTTATCCAGCTCGGCGCTTGGCAAGCTCATCACATTGGAAAAGAAAGTGAAGGCCGCCGGCGGCAAGCTGCGGCTCAGCAACATTCGTCCTGAGATTTACGAAGTGTTCGCGATCACGAAGTTGAATAAGCTCTTCGAGATCAAGGACGACGAGGCCGAGGCACTCGCTGCGTTCGGGTAA
- a CDS encoding CPBP family intramembrane glutamic endopeptidase, whose protein sequence is MTSLLILLAVAPFVAKTVSLVWLGQNYLAQSSYKVFQLAAPVGWRRVIDRKRGWSCLWPIDKPWPSPSTWAMAVGVAVAAITIATLTLPTLAEYLGINAARLREDFDARFSITPLRAVAVVIFLTSLNSALEELHFRAWLDPELSRRFGNTVGIVASAAAFAGMHLFIFANMRGVTPLAFALVFAGLFVVAVAWSLVARRPGGIHAAWLSHALTDAGLLTWGLVWLGYF, encoded by the coding sequence ATGACGTCGCTGCTGATTTTGCTGGCGGTTGCGCCATTTGTCGCGAAAACCGTTTCGCTGGTATGGCTCGGCCAGAATTACCTCGCGCAATCGTCCTACAAGGTATTCCAACTTGCTGCGCCGGTCGGTTGGCGGCGCGTTATCGACCGCAAACGTGGCTGGAGTTGCCTGTGGCCCATTGATAAACCGTGGCCGAGCCCGAGCACCTGGGCCATGGCCGTAGGCGTGGCGGTCGCGGCAATCACGATCGCCACGCTCACCCTGCCGACCTTGGCCGAATATCTCGGCATTAATGCGGCGCGGCTGCGCGAGGATTTCGATGCGCGTTTCAGCATCACGCCGCTCCGCGCTGTGGCGGTCGTGATCTTCCTGACCAGCCTGAATTCAGCACTCGAGGAGTTGCACTTTCGGGCCTGGCTCGATCCTGAGCTTTCGCGGCGCTTCGGTAATACCGTGGGTATCGTGGCCAGCGCCGCGGCTTTTGCCGGCATGCACCTGTTCATCTTTGCCAATATGCGAGGCGTCACGCCGCTAGCCTTCGCCCTTGTTTTCGCGGGCCTATTCGTTGTCGCGGTCGCCTGGAGCCTCGTGGCGCGTCGCCCCGGCGGCATTCATGCTGCCTGGTTGTCACACGCTCTGACGGACGCGGGCTTGTTGACCTGGGGATTGGTCTGGTTGGGGTATTTTTGA